One Halobacterium wangiae genomic window, AGTGGATGGGTGGGCGGCGGTCGCCGGAGAGGAGTGCGGGGAGGAGGCCGACGTGGTCGAGGTGGCCGTGGCTGGCGACCACGGCGTCGGGGTCGACGGAGTCGACGGGGAACTGCGGTGGGGTGCCGGACTGCATGCCGTAGTCCAGCAGGAGGCGGTCGTTGACGAGGATGGCGCTCCGACCGACCTCACGGGCGCCGCCGAGGAACCGGATCTGCATTGGCGGGGTGTAGTGTGGCGGGGCGTTTCATGCCGTCGGTCCGCAGCGCTCGCCGACCGCAGACTGTTCCTGACCTGACCCTCGAACCCCCACCGCGGCTCTGCGCGGGGTTTAGGGGGTTCGCGGACGTACCTCCGTACATGAACGAGTCCTATTCGAGACGACAGTTCGTGGCTGGCGTCGGCGTCGCAAGTGCAGTGGCACTCGCAGGTTGTGGAGGTAGCGGCGGGGACGGCGACGGTGGCGGCGAGATGACCGACCCAGGGGGCGGTGGTGGCGACGAGACGACGGAGACGACGGAGACGACGGAAACGACCGAAACAGGGGGCGGCGGTGGCGGCGGGAACGTCGTCGCCGCGGGACCGGACGGGGAACTGGTGTTCGAACCCGAGGAGATCACCGTCTCGAGCGGGGACACCGTGACCTGGGAGTTCGAGAGCCCGAGCCACAACGTCTCCGCGTGGCCGGAGATGGACGATCAGGTGTCGATTCCGGAGGGTGCCGAGGGGTTCGGGACGATGCCGGAGGACGGTGACCCGTACGCCACCGTCGCGCAGGGCGAGACGTTCGAGCACACGTTCGAGACGACCGGCGAGTTCACGTACGTCTGCGTGCCGCACGCGGCGTCCAACATGGTCGGCACCGTCGTCGTCGAGTAACGCACCCCCAACCGCACTCCACGCGAGCCGGTCTCCTTCTCGAACGCTACCGATACTCACTGGAGCCTGTGGGGGTCCACACGCGCCTTACCAACGACCTCACTAACATATTCGGCCGCGTTCCCGACTTCCTGTACTCTGCTTGCTGGTTTACGTGGAACCCACTCTGAGGCCCAGACGAGGCAAGAGTATGAGGGAACACTCACGACGTACGTTCCTGGCATCGGTAGGTGCAGCGAGCGCGCTCGCGCTCGCGGGCTGTTCCTCCGGGTCCGGGGAGAGCGACGACGGCGGTGGCGACACGACGACCACCGCGTCCGACGACTCCGGGAGCAGTGGTGACTCGGGGTCGTTCACGGAGACCAGCACCGTCGAGATGAACGACGAACTCGCGTTCGCGCCGAAGCAGATCCAGGTGTCGGCGGGGACGACGGTGACCTGGGAGAACGTCGGTGCGGTCGCCCACTCGGTCACCGCCTACGAGGACGAGATCCCCGACGGCGCGGCGTACTTCGCGTCCGGCGGGTTCGACAGCGAGAGCGCCGCCACCGACGCCTACCCCGACGAGGGGAACATCGAGGAGGGCGGCACCTACGAGCACACGTTCGAGACGACCGGCACGTACGAGTACTACTGCATCCCCCACGAGATGAACGGGATGGTCGGCACTATCAAGGTGGTCTGAAATGACAGATTCGCCGTCCGACGGCACCGACAGCACCGAACTCGACCCCGAGGCGGTCGTCGAGCGACACGAACGCCAGATCGAGGACCTCCTCGCCGAGGTCGACGAACCGACTCCACGGGGCGACGACTCGCCGACGCTGGAGCTGGCGGGTCTCGAACTGAACCGCCGCGACTTCGTGAAGGCCGGCGTCGCGACCGGCGCGATGGCCGGGCTCGCGGGCTGTTCCGGCGACATCATCAACCGAGGCGGCTCGGGCGGGAACTCGAACAACGGTGGCAGCCAGAGCGGGTCGGCGCCCGACCACAAGGTCCCGCCGGGCGAACACGACGAGTACTACGGCTTCTGGTCGGGCGGCCAGTCCGGCGAGATCCGCATCGTCGGCATCCCGTCGATGCGCGAACTGATGCGCATCCCGGTGTTCAACAAGGAGGCCTCCCGGGGGTACGGCTTCGACGACGAGACCCGGGAGATGCTGGAGGGCGCCGGCGACTACACGTGGGGCGACAACCACCACCCCGTCCTCTCGGAGACGGACGGCGACTACGACGGCGAGTACCTCTGGGTGAACGACAAGGCCAACGGTCGCATCGCCCGCGTGAGCCTGAAGTACTTCGAGACGGACGCCATCACGGACGTCCCGAACGTCCAGTCCGTCCACGGCTGCGCCGTCCAGAGCCCCGACACGGGCTACATCTTCGGGAACGGCGAGTTCCGGACGCCGCTGCCCAACGACGGCCGCGACGTCCACAACCCGGAGAAGTACACCGCGCTGTTCTCCGCGATCAACCCGCAGACGATGGAGACGGAGTGGCAGGTCGAGGTCGACGGTAACCTCGACATCGTCGACACGGACAAGGACGGCCGCTGGGCCATCGCGTCGGCGTACAACTCCGAGGAGGCCACCGAGGTCTCCGGGATGACCCACGACGACCGCGACTACGTGAAGGCCTTCGACGTGCCCCAGATCGAGAAGGCCGTCGAGGCCGGCAACTACCGCGAGGTCAACGGCGTGCCGGTCGTCGACGGCACGCAGGACAGTTCGTTGAACAGCGGGGACAGCCCCATCGTGCGCTACATCCCGACGCCGAAGAGTCCGCACTGCGTCGAGGTCGGGCCGGACGGGAAGTACGCGTTCATCGCCGGCAAACTGTCGCCGACGGTGACGATGCTCGACATCGAGGCCCTGGACTCCTCGAGTGACCCCGACGACGTCGTCGCGGGCCGGCCGAAGGTCGGTCTCGGTCCGCTGCACACGACCTTCGACGGCAACGGACACGCGTACACGTCGCTGTTCATCGACTCGCAGGCCGCCAAGTGGGACATCGAGGCCGCCGTCGACGCCGAGGCCGGGTCGACGGACCCCGTCATCGAGAAGCAGGAC contains:
- a CDS encoding plastocyanin/azurin family copper-binding protein, translated to MNESYSRRQFVAGVGVASAVALAGCGGSGGDGDGGGEMTDPGGGGGDETTETTETTETTETGGGGGGGNVVAAGPDGELVFEPEEITVSSGDTVTWEFESPSHNVSAWPEMDDQVSIPEGAEGFGTMPEDGDPYATVAQGETFEHTFETTGEFTYVCVPHAASNMVGTVVVE
- a CDS encoding plastocyanin/azurin family copper-binding protein, with the translated sequence MREHSRRTFLASVGAASALALAGCSSGSGESDDGGGDTTTTASDDSGSSGDSGSFTETSTVEMNDELAFAPKQIQVSAGTTVTWENVGAVAHSVTAYEDEIPDGAAYFASGGFDSESAATDAYPDEGNIEEGGTYEHTFETTGTYEYYCIPHEMNGMVGTIKVV
- the nosZ gene encoding TAT-dependent nitrous-oxide reductase; this translates as MTDSPSDGTDSTELDPEAVVERHERQIEDLLAEVDEPTPRGDDSPTLELAGLELNRRDFVKAGVATGAMAGLAGCSGDIINRGGSGGNSNNGGSQSGSAPDHKVPPGEHDEYYGFWSGGQSGEIRIVGIPSMRELMRIPVFNKEASRGYGFDDETREMLEGAGDYTWGDNHHPVLSETDGDYDGEYLWVNDKANGRIARVSLKYFETDAITDVPNVQSVHGCAVQSPDTGYIFGNGEFRTPLPNDGRDVHNPEKYTALFSAINPQTMETEWQVEVDGNLDIVDTDKDGRWAIASAYNSEEATEVSGMTHDDRDYVKAFDVPQIEKAVEAGNYREVNGVPVVDGTQDSSLNSGDSPIVRYIPTPKSPHCVEVGPDGKYAFIAGKLSPTVTMLDIEALDSSSDPDDVVAGRPKVGLGPLHTTFDGNGHAYTSLFIDSQAAKWDIEAAVDAEAGSTDPVIEKQDVHYNPGHIQAVEAMTTDPDGEWLVSLNKLSKDRFLPVGPIHPDNDQLIHIGQGDKEMELVADHPAYPEPHDCVFAHRDKLDPATTYDKADYEGEKEFVKQSDSGVERTGERSVDVKMSSMRSEFGLKEFTVKEGDEVTFTVTNIEGVRDIIHGVAIPEYDVHLAIAPQDTRSATFTADEPGVYWFYCTYFCSALHLEMRSRMIVEPRD